A region of Vicinamibacteria bacterium DNA encodes the following proteins:
- a CDS encoding Wzz/FepE/Etk N-terminal domain-containing protein, translating into MRDRPDPRSGMDFSLRDLLTILFRRRRPAMLFFLTVIIVVLISTILTPPFYQVTAAILVKTQRAETLPGTRREVTEGDLNTEIEILKNRQLLEQVLLSLEQESNGDSSPLGQRTPGLLARGRRWVTGLLGRPRMTAFEQNVLRLQRQLSISPLRNSSIIQISYESEDPEWATKVVRTLTDRYLAWRSRVFQPPQTAAFFEEQLQMAKQQLQQAEAALGEFVEKETVTMIEGPGKADAIAQQKSLALGRLDDVEKEIFETESVIRQQENTVASLSERLAQEPERLLSSSRQHIYPAVEEIERELVHLLLERDNLLQSFEEDNRLVRDIDRRVELAMQHREEARRRAGGIDGTDINPVHQDTKAELYAARTRLEAARGRRDVLEGQIRTLREQLDSLNRKGFTFEKLYREAKAAEEKYLFYREKHEEARISTAMDDQNLTTVSVAQEALKPLRPVGPSLTINLLLAMLLGGAGGIIMALVLESLDHTFTTGVDLEHKLGLPHLASVPESQ; encoded by the coding sequence ATGCGTGATCGACCTGACCCGCGTTCGGGCATGGATTTCTCTCTGCGGGACCTTCTTACGATTCTATTCAGACGCCGCAGGCCTGCCATGCTCTTCTTCTTGACGGTAATCATCGTCGTGCTCATAAGCACCATCCTCACCCCTCCTTTCTATCAAGTGACCGCCGCCATACTCGTCAAGACCCAGCGCGCGGAAACGCTTCCCGGCACGCGTCGTGAGGTCACCGAAGGAGATCTGAATACCGAGATCGAGATCCTGAAGAACCGTCAATTGCTGGAGCAAGTCCTCCTTTCTCTCGAGCAGGAATCCAACGGCGACTCCAGCCCCTTGGGGCAGCGCACGCCAGGTTTGCTGGCGAGGGGCCGACGGTGGGTTACCGGCCTCCTGGGCAGACCGCGGATGACCGCATTCGAACAGAACGTTCTCCGACTTCAACGGCAGCTCAGCATTTCTCCGCTGCGCAACTCGAGCATCATCCAGATCAGCTACGAATCGGAGGATCCGGAATGGGCGACGAAAGTCGTCCGGACTCTGACGGATCGCTATCTCGCCTGGCGCTCCCGCGTGTTCCAGCCACCACAGACGGCCGCCTTCTTCGAGGAGCAGCTTCAAATGGCGAAACAACAGCTGCAACAGGCGGAGGCGGCGCTCGGTGAGTTCGTCGAGAAAGAGACCGTCACCATGATCGAGGGCCCGGGAAAAGCCGACGCCATCGCGCAGCAGAAGAGCTTGGCCCTGGGACGACTCGACGACGTCGAGAAGGAGATCTTCGAGACGGAGAGCGTGATCCGACAACAGGAGAACACCGTCGCCAGCCTCTCGGAGCGCCTGGCCCAGGAACCCGAGCGCCTCTTGAGCTCGAGCCGCCAGCATATCTATCCCGCCGTGGAAGAAATCGAGAGGGAGCTGGTCCACCTCCTGCTGGAGAGAGACAACTTGCTCCAGAGTTTCGAAGAAGACAACCGGCTGGTGCGGGACATCGACCGCCGCGTCGAGCTCGCGATGCAGCATCGCGAAGAGGCCCGACGTCGTGCCGGGGGGATCGACGGGACCGACATAAACCCCGTTCATCAGGACACGAAGGCCGAGCTCTACGCTGCCCGTACCCGACTCGAAGCGGCGCGAGGTCGACGGGACGTGCTCGAGGGGCAGATCCGCACGCTCCGGGAGCAGCTCGACAGCCTGAACCGCAAGGGATTCACCTTCGAGAAGCTCTACCGCGAGGCGAAAGCCGCAGAAGAGAAATACCTGTTCTATCGCGAGAAGCACGAAGAAGCACGAATCTCCACGGCGATGGACGACCAAAACCTGACCACGGTGAGCGTCGCCCAGGAAGCTCTGAAGCCGTTGAGGCCCGTGGGACCCAGTTTGACGATCAATCTCCTCCTGGCGATGCTGCTGGGAGGAGCTGGTGGGATCATCATGGCTCTGGTCCTCGAGTCCCTCGACCATACTTTCACGACCGGAGTCGACCTCGAGCACAAGTTGGGCCTTCCCCATCTGGCTTCGGTCCCGGAGAGTCAATGA
- a CDS encoding polysaccharide biosynthesis/export family protein, translating to MRRSVLISWRRYSVRAGLALLLLQLFQQMPVVLAQEEPAGGAELPASSSMPPYTILVGDVLDINFFNTPQLNQTRTVGPDGTVQLLLIGPARVDGLSVEELTEDLIRRYSSQVVDPIISVSIQKFAGMAVYVAGEVFKPGTLPYRGELSVVQSIFEAGGFRNTARLSHVLLIKRGQQNEPIGTLVDVGKILNDAQFNLDVPVGPGDVVWVPRSTIANINLFIQQFITNNIPIPFTFAVRVNDPNR from the coding sequence CGGTGTTGATTTCTTGGCGACGATACAGCGTCCGCGCCGGATTGGCTTTGCTGCTGTTGCAGCTCTTCCAGCAAATGCCCGTCGTTCTGGCTCAGGAGGAACCGGCGGGTGGAGCCGAGTTGCCGGCTTCGTCCTCGATGCCGCCTTACACGATTCTCGTGGGGGACGTCCTGGACATCAACTTTTTCAACACGCCGCAGCTCAATCAGACCCGAACGGTGGGGCCGGATGGCACCGTCCAGCTTCTACTCATCGGACCGGCGCGCGTAGATGGCCTTTCGGTAGAAGAGCTCACCGAGGACCTCATACGCCGATACTCCTCGCAGGTGGTGGATCCCATCATCTCGGTGAGCATTCAGAAGTTCGCCGGCATGGCCGTTTACGTGGCGGGCGAAGTGTTCAAACCCGGCACGCTTCCGTATCGCGGGGAACTTTCTGTAGTTCAGAGCATTTTCGAGGCCGGCGGATTCCGGAACACGGCCCGCCTGAGCCATGTCCTATTGATAAAGAGGGGACAGCAGAACGAGCCCATTGGCACTCTCGTCGACGTCGGAAAGATTCTCAACGACGCTCAATTCAACCTGGACGTGCCCGTGGGCCCGGGTGACGTCGTTTGGGTGCCTCGCTCGACGATTGCCAACATCAATCTCTTCATCCAACAGTTCATTACCAATAACATACCCATCCCCTTCACTTTCGCGGTTAGGGTCAATGACCCGAATCGTTAG
- a CDS encoding AAA family ATPase codes for MYEEYFGLKKAPFCLTPDPSFLYQGAAHREALASLIYGVRAQRGFIALVGEPGTGKSTLIQTLLEDLHEEVRTALITHTTVDRVEILRMIVHELDIPDEGLGRVEMLRQLNELVIEELKGGRLPPLLIIDEAQGLSDEVLEEIRLLTNLEISGAKLLQVLLAGQPELESRLQSPRLRQLRQRIAVHAKLRPLARDEVAAYVDHRLRVAGGGQVRLFTEPALHAIWEASGGIPRLINALCDLSMMNAYGAEKSRVDLSLAEEAIRDTGLGPEQDQNVSRGFFQRLRHSMGRSLRRFRFWKLGREAV; via the coding sequence GTGTACGAGGAATACTTTGGCCTGAAGAAGGCACCGTTCTGCCTGACTCCGGATCCATCATTCTTGTATCAGGGCGCGGCTCATCGCGAAGCCCTTGCGTCTCTGATCTATGGCGTTCGGGCGCAACGCGGATTCATCGCTCTCGTGGGCGAGCCCGGCACCGGCAAGTCCACCCTCATCCAGACATTGCTCGAGGATCTCCACGAGGAGGTGCGCACGGCGTTGATCACCCACACGACCGTGGACCGGGTCGAGATTCTGCGGATGATCGTCCACGAGCTGGATATTCCCGACGAAGGCTTGGGAAGAGTGGAAATGTTGCGCCAGCTCAACGAGCTGGTCATCGAGGAGCTCAAGGGCGGGCGATTACCTCCGCTCTTGATCATCGACGAGGCTCAAGGCCTTTCCGACGAAGTGCTCGAGGAGATCCGGCTCTTGACGAACCTGGAGATCTCGGGGGCCAAGCTCTTGCAGGTTCTGCTCGCGGGTCAGCCCGAGTTGGAATCCAGACTCCAGAGCCCGCGCCTTCGTCAGCTACGACAGAGGATTGCCGTTCACGCCAAGCTGAGACCCTTGGCACGCGATGAAGTTGCCGCTTACGTCGATCATCGATTGCGAGTCGCCGGCGGCGGGCAGGTGCGGCTATTCACCGAGCCAGCCTTGCACGCCATATGGGAGGCCTCGGGTGGAATTCCCCGGCTCATCAACGCGCTCTGCGACCTCTCCATGATGAACGCCTACGGAGCGGAGAAATCGCGGGTCGACCTCAGTCTGGCAGAGGAAGCGATAAGAGACACCGGTTTGGGTCCGGAGCAAGACCAGAACGTTTCGAGAGGGTT